GGCTTTAGGAGTAGTATCTACACAAGAATTGCTTGAAATAGAACCTTCAAAATACGAAATCTTGAAAGTATGTAATATTGAGCTTCATGAGGTTGTTACACTTAATGAAGATGCGAAAATAAAGGAGTTACTTAACACTTTTAAGGAAAAGGAAGTTCCAGTAATAGGAATTTTAAATAAAGATGGAGAACTTGTAGGTACCATTTATGAGAGAGATCTACTTAGATTATTATTAACGTTAAAGATTTAATCCACGATTCTTGCAGAGAAGTATGAAAGGATTATTAACAGCACTTGTTACTCCGTTTAATTCATCTGGAGATTTAAACCTAGATGCCCTTAATGTACTTATAAATTTTGATTTAACCAGAGGAGTAGATGGTTTTTGGGTTCTTGGAACTACTGGAGAATTTAATATGCTCTCAATAGAGGAAAAAATGCAGGTAGCAAAGAAGGTAATAGATCTAGCTAAAGGAAAAACATTGTTAGGAGTTAATGAAAACTCAACTTTCAATTCCTTAAAGATTACAAAATATTTTGTTGATTTGGGAGCAGATGGAATTTTCTCAGTTCCTCCTATATATCACAAACCCAGCGAAAAGGGTTTAATTCATTATTATGAAGATTTAGGCAAATTTGGTGAACAAGTTTACGTATATAATATTCCATCTTTAGTAGGGTACAATATTCCACTCAGCGTATTACAAAAACTTGTAGAAGATGGAATAATTCAAGGTATGAAATATACTACGTCAGACTTTGAGAGTTTAATAAATTATATGCGATTCCTTAAGAGCTTAAACAGTAAATTTGAATTTCTATCTGGAAATGATAAATTTATGCTTATTTCATTGCTTTATGGTGTAGATGGCATAGTGTCTGGAATATCTAATTTTGCCCCGGAAATAGTTTCTCAACTTTATAAGAGCGTAAAAGAAGGTAAAATTCCTGATGCGTTAAAGCTTCAAGAAACTATAGATAAGCTAGTCGATGTTACTTCTTTAACTGACTATCCGGCAGGAATTAAGATAGCTTTAAGATATAGGGGACTAGATATGGGAAGTAGTAGAAAGCCTTTAGAAGAAAATATAACTGCAGACTCTGCAATTTATCATAGTCTAAAGGAATTTAATTTATGATGAACTCGATGAAGTATGAGTTGATGAAATGGAATATCCCCGTCTGACTATTTAATGTATATTTGAAGATATTTTGTACAAGAATTAACAGATATTGGAATAACTAATAATGAATCTTTTTGTAAATTATTTAGCTTTATGCTTACAGAAAGTAATATTTGATTCCCAGTTACGTTTTCACTTAGACAACATATATTATAATATTTCCCTCCTGAAGGTATATTTACGTTAATAAAACAATTAGTAGAATAAACATGAATTTTTATACTGAAATTTATTTTGGAATTGTCAGAATTAGTATATATATAACTTGGAGAAATGGCAAAATAAATGTTTTTATTAACGGAAATTTCTGCAGTATATTCTGTATTTAATAATGTAGCGTTAAGCGGAGAGGCTACGGAGTAATACGTTATGTTATCTCTAGAATAGTTTATATCTAAGTTACGATGAAATGTACC
This genomic interval from Acidianus sp. HS-5 contains the following:
- a CDS encoding dihydrodipicolinate synthase family protein, translating into MKGLLTALVTPFNSSGDLNLDALNVLINFDLTRGVDGFWVLGTTGEFNMLSIEEKMQVAKKVIDLAKGKTLLGVNENSTFNSLKITKYFVDLGADGIFSVPPIYHKPSEKGLIHYYEDLGKFGEQVYVYNIPSLVGYNIPLSVLQKLVEDGIIQGMKYTTSDFESLINYMRFLKSLNSKFEFLSGNDKFMLISLLYGVDGIVSGISNFAPEIVSQLYKSVKEGKIPDALKLQETIDKLVDVTSLTDYPAGIKIALRYRGLDMGSSRKPLEENITADSAIYHSLKEFNL